The genomic DNA AGATGACCGGAGCGCTCACCCGCAGCGACCGTGGCGCGATACAGTTCGGGGAACACTTTGGGAAATCCGCCCAGTGCCGACGCCAGTGTGTAACCTTCAAGGACACGACTGCGCACCGATAGCAGCAGGCTGCTGACACGTCGTTTTTCACTCTGCGAGGCTACCGCTTGCAAGGCTTCTTCCAGTGGTAACGAGGCCTGAATCAGCGTCGATAGCTGACGTGTGACCAGGGCCAGTTCGCTGGCACTCAAGCGCGCGTTACTGGTGAACCGACCGGCCGGATTTTTTACCCGTCGGGCCTCCCTCAAGTGGGTGGTCATCAGGCCGCGATCACGCAATAACTGACGCGCCTGCCTGGGACTTTCCGCCTCTTGCGAGCCTCTGATCCTGCGACCGTTGCGATCCTGCGCCTGATAATCGAATGCCGGCATGCTCAGTCCTCCTGGGTCACGCGCAACAGTTCATCGAGGCTGGTCGAGCCATCAAGTACCCGCCGCAGCCCATCCTGAAACAGGCTCGGGGAGCTGTTGCGTGCTTCACGCTGAAGCTCCGGCTCGCTGGCCCCGCGATGAATCAATGCCGAGAACGCCGGATTGACGCTGATCAGTTCATAAATGCCGATCCGTCCGCGATACCCCTGCTGGCAATGCTCACAACCCACGGCCCGATAAAGGCGCGGCGCCGCATCGACCGCCAAGCCGAGCCGCAGGCTCTGGGCCGCATCCGCCACATAGGGTGATTTGCATTCGGAGCACAGCGTACGCAATAGACGCTGGGCCAGCACACCGACCAGCGAAGACGCCAACAAGTACGCGTCGACTTCCATGTCCAGCAACCGGGTCACTGCGCCCACCGCGCTGTTGGTGTGCAAGGTCGACAGCACCAGGTGACCGGTCAAGGAAGCCTGCACAGCAATTTCCGCGGTTTCGCGGTCACGAATTTCGCCCACCATCACCACGTCCGGATCCTGACGCAGGATCGCCCGCAAACCCCGGGCGAACGTCATATCGACCTTGGGGTTGACCGGGGTCTGGCCAATGCCCGGCAGGTGATATTCGATCGGATCCTCGACGGTCAGGATATTGCGTGTCTGATCATTTAGATGGGTCAGCGCGGCATACAGGCTAGTGGTCTTGCCCGAGCCCGTCGGACCTGTGACCAGAAAGATCCCGTGGGGTTTGCCAAGCATTTGTTGAAACCGCACCAGCGTCTCGGCCGGCATGCCCAGACGCTGCAGGTCGAGGCGACCGGCCTGCTTGTCGAGCAAACGCAAAACCACTCGCTCGCCATGGGCCGAAGGCAGGGTCGACACCCGCACGTCAACCTCGTGGCCAGCCAGACGCAAGGCGATACGACCGTCCTGAGGAATACGCTTCTCGGCGATATCCAGCCTGGCCATGACCTTGATTCGTGACACCAGAAGATTCGCCAGCTCACGCTTGGGCCGTAGCACTTCACGCAATTGACCGTCGACCCGCATGCGCACCGACAGGTACTGTTCGAACGTTTCCAGGTGCACGTCAGAGGCCTTTTCGCGGACGGCTTCGCTGAGCAACGCGTTGATCAGACGAATGATCGGTGCATCGCCCTCCTGCTCCAGCAAGTCGGCAGTCTGCGGTACCTGATCCGCCAGACTGACCAGATCCAGTTCATCGTCCAGCCCCTGTGCGACTTGCTCGGCGGCGCTTTTTCCGGCGCGATAACACTGCGCCAGACGCAGGGCGAACGTCTGTTCGTCGAGCCGCTGCCAGGGCAGATCCCGGGGACTCAAACGGCGCACTTCGGCCAGCGCAGTCAACGGGGTGTCATCGCGAAACAGTACGCGCAAATCGTCCCCCTCGCCTTCGAGCAACACCCCGAAACGACGGGCAAAGCCGAATGGCAATCTAGCAGGGGACTTCGGCACCGCACTCATGGTGCTCGCACCTTGTCTTTGCGCAGATCAATCAGTTGATTGTCGTTGGAGCCTTCGAACAATTGTTGTGGGTCTCGTGGCAACAACAATGAGTTGTTCTGCCGCGCGCCCGGTTTGCTCAAGTGACGCAGGTCGTTGTAACGATCCACGGTGATCTCGGTGAGGTTCTCTCTGCTGCGGACGATGGTCGGACGCAGGAACACCATGAGATTGGTCTTGGTCACGGTGTCTTTGCTTGAGCGGAACAGCCCGCCGATCAGCGGAATGCGGCCGAGGAACGGCACACTGCTTTCCACCGTCCGCACGCTGTCCTTGATCAAGCCGCCAATCACGATGATCTCGCCGTCATCAGCCAGAATGGTGCTCTTGAGCGAGCGCTTGTTGGTGATCAGGTCTTCGCTGGTGAGGCCGCTGACCGCAGGCGCGATTTCGGAGTTTTCCTGCTCGACTTCCAGCCTGAGTGTCGAGCCCTCGTTGATGTGTGGCTTGATCTTCAGGCTGATGCCGACGTCCTTGCGCTCGACCGTGGTAAAGGGATTATCCGAGCCGCTGCTGGAGGTGGTGTAGGAGCCCGTCTTGAACGGCACGTTCTGCCCCACCAGAATTTCTGCCTGCTGGTTGTCCAGCGTCAGCAGGCTCGGCGTCGACAGCAAATTGTTACGGGCATTGCTAGCCAACGCGGTCACCAGAACGCCGAAACGATCACCGCCGATTTTCAGTGCAGCGCCTTCCGGCAACTTGACGTTGGCTCCCGAACCCAAGAGCCCGGCAATCGTGTTTCCAGCGCCCGGAAAGGTAATGCCGCCCTTGACGTCACCGCCATTCACGCCCCATTGCACGCCGAGCGCTTCATTGATGTCGCCGGAGATTTCGACGATCGCGGCATGAATCAGCACCTGAGCGCGTGGCTGGTCGAGTTGACGGACAATATTCTCGATGGTGCGCACCTGCGCCGGCTCGGCAATGACTACCAGCGCGTTCTGGCTCTCATCGGCCTTGACCACCACAGGGGAGGCCGGCGAATTATCTTTGCCAATGCCCGAACCACCGGCCGCTTTCATTCCCTGACTCATGGAATCAAGCACCTCGGCCAACTGCTTGGCGTCACTGTGACGCAGACGTATGACCCTGGAGTTGTCAGCGCGGGCGTTGGCGGGTGTATCGAGCGCCCGTGCCATATCGATCAACCGCTGCCGGGCGACCTGTGTGCCCAGAATCACCAGACGATTGCTGCGGCCATCAGCGATAACCTGGCTGCCGGACTCCAGGTTCTGTTTGCCGATCGACTGCTCCATGACTTTGGCAATCTCAACGGCCAGGCCATAGCGCAACTCAACAACGGCGTGTGCATTTTTGGCACCGGAATCCAGTTGCCGCACTATCTCGCTGATGCGGCGAACGTTGCCGGCGCTGTCGGTAACGATCAATGCATTGGCCGAAGCGGAGGGTCCGATATAGCCATTGGTGGACACCAACGGACGAATCAACCCGGCGAGATCGGCGGCAACACTGGCGTTCAACTCGATGACTTGAGTGACGAACTCGGTGCTCGACGCCGTGTGGCCGTTTTCGCTTCCAGCGCGCGCCTTGGCTTCGCCCGCCGGAATGATCAGCAAGCGATCACCCTGATCAACAGCGGCGAAACCGTGGGCATCGAGCACGGAGAAGAACAGACGCCGAACACCCTCACGGTCCAGCGGCTGTTTGGAAAGCACTGTGATTCGGCCCTGAACACGCGGATCAAGAATCACCGTGGAGCCGAGTATCGAAGACATCTCCTGCACGACATCGCGCAACTCCGCATCCTTCATGGACAACTGCCATTGCGGCGCTTCCGCCATTACAACGCCTTGAACCAACAACGGTGCGAACGCCAGAAACCGCAAGACGCGGCGTGCAGAAAACCGGAAGAGCATAGTCATGCGATCAATCACTTTGGCCACTGTAGGGCGTGGGTTGGAGATAAAGGTTGGCGCTTGCGCCAGCAACGCCGGGTGAACTGCCTTCGATGGGCAGCAACCAGCGTTTGGCCGACATTTCGATGGGCAAGACTTCTTCGCGGCCATTGCGCCAGAACACCACCTGGCCGACCTCGATGCGGCGCAGCACACTGCCGCCCGGCAAGGTGTCGCCGAGCCGGTAGGTCCGTTCACCTTCAGTGCCGGCCAACAGCGCTCGGGAGTCACCGGTACTGGAAACAAAACTGGCCTTGAGCACTAACGCCTCACTGCTTCGGGCCAGTGACTCTTGCGCTACCAGCCCCAGCAACGAAGCAATCGCCCCCGGATTGAACGGCGCCTGTGCGTCAACTGAGGGAGACGGTTTGATCGCAAGGTTCGCCAGAACGGGAAGCGTGTCGCGCCAGGCGCGCTCCTTCCACAGCAATACACCGCCACACACCAGCGGCAGCAGCAACGTCGAGCCGAGAAACACCGAGATCTTTCTGGAGGGCGCCATCGATAAAAACGTCAAGGGCGGCTCAACTCAAACGATCGAAGTCTGTCGGTGAGCAACTCCTGCGCAGACACGGGTTGCCTTGAGAAAACGGGTTTTCTGTTCATGTCTTCACGTTCCGATCCACACATCCAGGGTATGCCTCGCATCCCCACTGACGACGCCGAACAGCCATGACGGCTGTCCGGCGTCGAACGGCTAGGGATTACCTGGCAATCCAGGCGTCCTGCCAGTTGGAACCAATACCTGGCTCATACTGATTGGCGGAGGGGCTGTAAGACTTGCACCAGCCTTCGAACGGGAACGGCTTGCACTCATAGACCTTGCCGTTTTTTGGCTGCAGCACTTGGGTACCGGCCTTGTAACTGCCAATCCCGGCAGGGAACTCAAAGGCGTGATCGCCACCGCCGGCTGTACCGGTCATTTCAAAACGCTTGGCGTCTTGAAGATTGATCCGGCCATCCTTGCTGCTGCCAACCAGCAATACCTGGTGTGCACCGGGCGAACTGGTTACCTGAACGCTGATCGGCGCAGTGGTGGCATTGACCAGTTGTTTCGCATAGCCCACTTGCTTGTTGTTGGCATCCACCACGGTGGCCTCAACGGTCAGCTCGCGGTTGGTCATGACCGTGAGGTCGACTTTGGCCTTACCTTTGTCCAGCACAAACTCGCTCGCCATGTTGTGGACGTGCATGTAAGCGTCGATATCGCTGACTATTACCGTTTGCAGCTGATAGCTGGTAACACCACTTTCAACCTTGGCGTACAAGCCATTCGTGCCCTTGACCGGGGCAATATTGCCTTCGGCGTCACGTACACCGGCACGTATCAGTTTCTGGGTCGAGTTGACCTTTTCGGCCAGTTTGTAGGACCAGTTCTGCGGCAGGCCTTCTTCTGTTGAATCGATCGTGATCCCGACACTGTATTCAGCGCTTTCAGCTCCGCCTAAGAATGCGCGGGCGTTAACCTTGTCGCCGATGCCCAGGGTTCTGTTCGGGGCGATGTTGCCGACATCATTCCAACTGTCCACAGGACCTGGTCCTGGTCCTGGTCCCGGTCCCGGTCCCGGTCCCGTATTGCCATCGGCAGTGATGTTCACATCAATGACTTTATGGAAAGCCGACTTTGTGTCATCGACAGTCCAGATACCGAGAATGACGTGATGCCCACTGCGATCGGCCGGGATCGTGCATTTGTGCTTTTCTTTTCCTGGGCCAGCGCCGCCCGAAGGCCCGGCAATCGGCGAGCTGCCGTTGGCCTCCACCACGCAAAACGGTGTGGTATCGAACGACGCACGCTTGAGCGGTTCATTCGGGTTCCAGCCGGTTTTGGTGATGAAGTATTCCCAACGAGTGGTTCGATGGGCGGCGGTGTAGTTCCAGGCAAACTCGACATTGCGGTTCTTGATTTCATTCAAATGCCAGCGGGTAGCCGTTTGAATATCCATCTCGGAAAACGAACCGTTTTCGGCACTTGGAATCTTGCCATCGACCGGCCCCGCAGACGGGAAACCTTTAGGCCCCTCACCCACACTGTGTGGCTCATATTGAGCACCACCGCAATTTGTATTGACGCCCAATCGGCAAGAGTAAGCTCGCTCAGGCGGCTCGGTAATATAGCCATGCGCCGCCACTTGCTGAGAAGCCAACAGTGAAGCCAGCAGGGTCAACGAGGATGCACACCCGGCGAGGATCCCCGCTGATGAAATGTTTTT from Pseudomonas baetica includes the following:
- the gspE gene encoding type II secretion system ATPase GspE, with the translated sequence MSAVPKSPARLPFGFARRFGVLLEGEGDDLRVLFRDDTPLTALAEVRRLSPRDLPWQRLDEQTFALRLAQCYRAGKSAAEQVAQGLDDELDLVSLADQVPQTADLLEQEGDAPIIRLINALLSEAVREKASDVHLETFEQYLSVRMRVDGQLREVLRPKRELANLLVSRIKVMARLDIAEKRIPQDGRIALRLAGHEVDVRVSTLPSAHGERVVLRLLDKQAGRLDLQRLGMPAETLVRFQQMLGKPHGIFLVTGPTGSGKTTSLYAALTHLNDQTRNILTVEDPIEYHLPGIGQTPVNPKVDMTFARGLRAILRQDPDVVMVGEIRDRETAEIAVQASLTGHLVLSTLHTNSAVGAVTRLLDMEVDAYLLASSLVGVLAQRLLRTLCSECKSPYVADAAQSLRLGLAVDAAPRLYRAVGCEHCQQGYRGRIGIYELISVNPAFSALIHRGASEPELQREARNSSPSLFQDGLRRVLDGSTSLDELLRVTQED
- the gbpA gene encoding N-acetylglucosamine-binding protein GbpA; this translates as MESKMTKNISSAGILAGCASSLTLLASLLASQQVAAHGYITEPPERAYSCRLGVNTNCGGAQYEPHSVGEGPKGFPSAGPVDGKIPSAENGSFSEMDIQTATRWHLNEIKNRNVEFAWNYTAAHRTTRWEYFITKTGWNPNEPLKRASFDTTPFCVVEANGSSPIAGPSGGAGPGKEKHKCTIPADRSGHHVILGIWTVDDTKSAFHKVIDVNITADGNTGPGPGPGPGPGPGPVDSWNDVGNIAPNRTLGIGDKVNARAFLGGAESAEYSVGITIDSTEEGLPQNWSYKLAEKVNSTQKLIRAGVRDAEGNIAPVKGTNGLYAKVESGVTSYQLQTVIVSDIDAYMHVHNMASEFVLDKGKAKVDLTVMTNRELTVEATVVDANNKQVGYAKQLVNATTAPISVQVTSSPGAHQVLLVGSSKDGRINLQDAKRFEMTGTAGGGDHAFEFPAGIGSYKAGTQVLQPKNGKVYECKPFPFEGWCKSYSPSANQYEPGIGSNWQDAWIAR
- the gspD gene encoding type II secretion system secretin GspD, whose protein sequence is MTMLFRFSARRVLRFLAFAPLLVQGVVMAEAPQWQLSMKDAELRDVVQEMSSILGSTVILDPRVQGRITVLSKQPLDREGVRRLFFSVLDAHGFAAVDQGDRLLIIPAGEAKARAGSENGHTASSTEFVTQVIELNASVAADLAGLIRPLVSTNGYIGPSASANALIVTDSAGNVRRISEIVRQLDSGAKNAHAVVELRYGLAVEIAKVMEQSIGKQNLESGSQVIADGRSNRLVILGTQVARQRLIDMARALDTPANARADNSRVIRLRHSDAKQLAEVLDSMSQGMKAAGGSGIGKDNSPASPVVVKADESQNALVVIAEPAQVRTIENIVRQLDQPRAQVLIHAAIVEISGDINEALGVQWGVNGGDVKGGITFPGAGNTIAGLLGSGANVKLPEGAALKIGGDRFGVLVTALASNARNNLLSTPSLLTLDNQQAEILVGQNVPFKTGSYTTSSSGSDNPFTTVERKDVGISLKIKPHINEGSTLRLEVEQENSEIAPAVSGLTSEDLITNKRSLKSTILADDGEIIVIGGLIKDSVRTVESSVPFLGRIPLIGGLFRSSKDTVTKTNLMVFLRPTIVRSRENLTEITVDRYNDLRHLSKPGARQNNSLLLPRDPQQLFEGSNDNQLIDLRKDKVRAP
- a CDS encoding type II secretion system protein N codes for the protein MAPSRKISVFLGSTLLLPLVCGGVLLWKERAWRDTLPVLANLAIKPSPSVDAQAPFNPGAIASLLGLVAQESLARSSEALVLKASFVSSTGDSRALLAGTEGERTYRLGDTLPGGSVLRRIEVGQVVFWRNGREEVLPIEMSAKRWLLPIEGSSPGVAGASANLYLQPTPYSGQSD